A window of Candidatus Acidiferrales bacterium genomic DNA:
GCTTGTAAACGGCGTCGGTATCGTTCACGTACACGTACAAGTAGATCGTGCCAGGCATTGGCTTCCACTCGCCCCTCGGCTCGCCCATCATAACCACCGAGTCGCTGATCCTGACCTCGGCATGGTAGATCGTGCCGTCCGGGAGTGTCGTGCGGTGAACCTCCTTCGCGTCGAAGGCCTGCGTCAGGAACTCGATCAGTTTGGCCACCCCTTGCACGGCCAAGTAAGGCGTGACCGTGTGATATCCCTCAGGGATCGCTTTGACTGCCATAGTTGCTTCCTCCTCAGCGGGGGCCACCAACAAGAGCGGGTCACGCCCCCACTTCATAGATGACGCGCGGCTTTGCCACCAGGGCGAGGGCGGTGGCCCCGACACCAGTGCTGTTCCAACTTGTTCAGGCGACCGTCCCGAAGCTTCGAGATGACCCGCAGCCCTGCGTCAAACCGGACTGGATCAGGATAATCCCCTTACGGTTGCCAACGATTGAGCGCCAAGGTCGTCGCATCAGCGGGAGCACTAACTCCTGTCCCTGTCCGATCTTGTGCCGTTCCAACTATAGTGTAAGTCATGATCGTGCTACATGGTTCCCTTGACACGATAGCTAGTCTCGTGGCACTCGAAAATCGGCCTCAGCCACGCTCGCGCTCGGCGGCCGAGCTGGTGTGGCTGCTAGCATCGAAGAACAGGCTTGCTCGCGCTGGATCGACGCCGGGTATGTCTCCTGGAAGGAGACACCGCCGCCTATCTATCGAGGCAGGCCGACCGGAAGAGAGCTCCCGAAACGGGTTGTCCCTCGCCGATTGCAATCCTTTGCCGTCAGCCGTATATTGGAGTGGCAAGCGGGGTGGAGCAACCATGGCAAAGGGCGCGCCGGAAGATTTTGAAGTGACCTGCCCGTGCTGCCAGGCGAAGTTGAAGGTGGACGCCGAGCTTGGCGTGGTGATCTCTCACGAGCCGCCGCCGAAGAAACCGATGATTGAAGACCTCCAGGAGGCCGTCAAATCCCTCGGCAAGCAGGCGGAGCGGCGCGAAGCGCTCTTCCAGCAAGCCCGGGAGGCGGAAAAGAACAAAGAAAAGATTCTTCAGAAGAAATTTGAAGAGGGCATGAAAAAGGCCAAAGAAGAACCCGAGAAACCCCCGTCGAGAATATTTGACCTCGATTAGAAACTCATACCGAGCGAAATTCGAAAAACGAAAATCGAACCTCGAAAAGCGAAGACTGAAGATTCAAGACCCAAGACTCAAGACTAAAGAGCAGAGACTGACCCCTGCCACCTGCCACCTGCCACCTACCACCTACCACCTGATACC
This region includes:
- a CDS encoding VOC family protein; its protein translation is MKWGRDPLLLVAPAEEEATMAVKAIPEGYHTVTPYLAVQGVAKLIEFLTQAFDAKEVHRTTLPDGTIYHAEVRISDSVVMMGEPRGEWKPMPGTIYLYVYVNDTDAVYKRALQAGATSLMEPSDQFYGDRNAGVKDPVGNYWWIATHIEDVPPAELAKRAEAFMKQQGQV